The following proteins come from a genomic window of Amphiura filiformis chromosome 16, Afil_fr2py, whole genome shotgun sequence:
- the LOC140136508 gene encoding uncharacterized protein yields MTVNQRNGSCTETQFTCFDISLCIDTALVCDGVTHCTDNSDETKGCHRTQVEWYLGLVMFVGITLTMCLAGSFIICLKKKSMRPDTRVHDRTTPRSLAANSTQHNNSSASVIELAPTDNAKARMYAPTSAFYATESAISIEINESAARESFVQETDLNNSSNESPKRRQETSVYPKQQYTMFLASNLNNVRTFAPSNAFGINRNL; encoded by the exons ATGACTGTAAATCAGAGAAACGGAAGTTGCACTGAAACCCAGTTCACCTGCTTTGACATCTCATTGTGCATAGATACCGCCCTTGTATGTGATGGAGTAACTCACTGCACAGACAACTCGGATGAAACAAAAG GTTGCCACAGAACTCAAGTAGAGTGGTATTTGGGTCTTGTTATGTTTGTCGGCATCACATTAACCATGTGTTTGGCAGGAAGCTTCATAATCTGCTTGAAGAAGAAATCTATGCGGCCAGACACTCGGGTTCATGATCGAACAACGCCGAGATCATTGGCAGCAAATTCAACTCAGCATAATAACAGCTCCGC GTCCGTCATCGAGTTAGCACCGACTGACAACGCCAAGGCCCGGATGTATGCGCCAACAAGTGCTTTTTACGCCACCGAATCAGCGATTTCCATAGAAATCAACGAGTCCGCAGCACGTGAAAGTTTTGTACAAGAGACGGATTTAAATAACTCCAGTAACGAGTCACCCAAGAGAAGACAAGAGACTAGCGTGTACCCTAAACAACAATACACGATGTTTTTAGCATCGAATTTGAATAATGTAAGAACGTTTGCACCAAGCAATGCATTTGGTATCAACCGCAATTTGtaa
- the LOC140135577 gene encoding uncharacterized protein isoform X1: MAASLNTKSCDLAKCSICHQLLKSPRSIPCLHSYCATCLEKHAKDSSPNSKVKCVECGEEFDIPPGGLKEWQPLAIVDRLTEQKAMQMQLMSEETIHCTACSEEEEQDNKSDLPTAVARCTECDDYLCKRCFAIHKSQRTMKRHLVLTLDELREGKVPDASAIEQKMCVKHKGEALLFYCETCDVPICRQCVVITHRHPEHKQAELEQVAKENNEQLQQLQERCRKNEEEVNMALQEIRKIRRDFDLAVSEARIQIKETVKKLKSSYLKRLDEAQKATEEELNTIEKEGLETIKTADNQLTSIISRISTAKTVTKSLKESGSEFEVAFDYGKLKAVLEDVVTAEPSSIIHAGQNLTDVKFEENKDQNSEKIVIGHVRSPNARHKRELKRTPVLKMEFGNVGNEHLTTALDIAMTPTGDIAVTDYSAAKVKIFNAAGAFKSAFNIKVGVDAGRPSRPWCIKVGPDNLFYVTDTDFKSPYVKIFDFQGTFKRYFCTVSPGNVAYNTHGSSYVCGLAFNYKQQVLAGNITHNFISFHSLDGIHQKSIKVTISPSFLAVTSRGSILVSPHSSGEVQIIDEGGKILSKLQTPIGVSSWNPAGLVISKCFNADDDEDEVFVADNANGRAVYRYSASGKYIDCVTKGFSNCIYGIALSADEKQLFVACSSSVKCFEL, translated from the exons ATGGCTGCCTCATTGAATACCAAATCGTGTGATCTGGCCAAGTGCAGTATATGCCATCAACTTTTGAAGTCTCCTCGGAGTATTCCATGCTTGCACAGCTACTGCGCAACCTGCCTCGAAAAACATGCCAAAGATTCATCACCCAACAGCAAAGTAAAATGCGTTGAATGTGGAGAAGAATTCGACATCCCACCAGGTGGCTTGAAAGAATGGCAACCACTGGCGATTGTTGATCGGTTAACAGAGCAGAAGGCGATGCAGATGCAATTGATGTCAGAAGAAACCATCCATTGTACTGCCTGTAGCGAGGAAG AAGAGCAAGACAACAAGTCTGACCTACCTACTGCCGTGGCTCGATGTACAGAATGCGATGACTACTTATGCAAACGATGCTTTGCCATACACAAATCTCAACGAACCATGAAACGCCATCTTGTTTTGACACTCGATGAACTTCGTGAAGGCAAGGTCCCGGATGCCAGTGCCATTGAGCAGAAGATGTGTGTGAAACACAAAGGTGAAGCTCTGCTTTTCTATTGTGAAACCTGCGATGTTCCCATCTGTCGCCAGTGTGTCGTAATAACACATCGTCATCCAGAACATAAGCAAGCCGAGTTGGAACAGGTCGCTAAGGAGAACAACGAACAGCTTCAACAGTTGCAAGAAAGATGCAGGAAGAATGAGGAAGAAGTCAATATGGCTTTGCAAGAAATCCGTAAGATCAGACGCGATTTTGATCTGGCTGTTTCAGAAGCTAGGATCCAGATCAAAGAAACCGTCAAGAAATTGAAGTCTTCTTATTTGAAGCGTCTGGATGAAGCCCAGAAGGCTACTGAAGAGGAGTTAAACACCATAGAGAAGGAAGGTCTAGAAACCATCAAGACTGCCGATAACCAGCTAACCTCCATCATATCGCGGATATCAACAGCAAAGACGGTTACCAAATCTCTGAAAGAAAGTGGATCTGAGTTTGAAGTCGCTTTTGATTACGGGAAACTGAAAGCAGTGTTAGAAGATGTCGTTACAGCAGAACCTTCCTCGATTATTCATGCTGGGCAGAACTTAACTGATGTCAAATTCGAGGAAAACAAAGATCAGAATTCAGAAAAGATAGTCATTGGCCATGTCAGATCGCCCAATGCCCGTCATAAACGTGAGTTGAAGAGGACACCTGTCTTGAAGATGGAATTCGGAAATGTTGGAAACGAGCATTTAACCACTGCACTAGATATTGCCATGACACCAACAGGAGATATAGCAGTAACAGATTACAGCGCTGCGAAAGTGAAGATTTTTAATGCCGCCGGTGCATTCAAATCTGCATTCAACATCAAGGTAGGTGTCGACGCAGGGCGACCATCCAGACCATGGTGCATTAAGGTTGGTCCTGACAATTTATTCTATGTCACCGACACCGATTTCAAATCACCTTATGTGAAGATATTTGATTTTCAAGGGACCTTTAAGCGATACTTCTGCACGGTATCCCCAGGTAATGTTGCATACAATACGCATGGATCAAGCTATGTGTGTGGCTTAGCATTTAACTATAAGCAGCAGGTTCTTGCAGGGAATATTACACACAACTTCATAAGTTTCCATTCACTGGACGGAATACATCAGAAGAGTATCAAGGTAACGATTAGTCCATCGTTTCTTGCAGTCACGTCAAGAGGCAGTATCCTTGTCAGTCCTCACTCATCTGGCGAGGTTCAAATCATAGACGAAGGAGGAAAGATTCTATCGAAACTTCAGACACCCATTGGTGTTTCATCCTGGAATCCTGCAGGTCTCGTAATAAGCAAATGCTTTAATGCTGACGACGACGAAGATGAAGTGTTTGTCGCTGATAACGCCAATGGACGCGCTGTCTATCGCTACTCCGCTTCTGGAAAATACATCGATTGTGTGACAAAAGgtttttcaaactgtatataCGGCATAGCGCTGTCAGCTGACGAGAAGCAACTGTTTGTGGCATGTAGCAGTTCAGTAAAGTGTTTTGAACTTTAA